From the genome of Solanum stenotomum isolate F172 chromosome 5, ASM1918654v1, whole genome shotgun sequence:
TccttcaattatttttgcaaaattgTCTAGTCCTTGCTAGTCCAATTCTTGGCCAAAGTAGACAAGCTTTGGAGATAATCATCGGCGGAGGTGGTGGAGTACCTCCACCGGATAATCAAGATTGTCCACCACCTCCTCCGCCACCAGAACCTCCTTGCCCTCCGCCACCATCGCCACCATTGCTCCTCTTTGAAAGTAAACGTATCGAGATTGCCTATCATGTCATCCAAAAGTTAAAGTCCAAAATCAAATGTGACCCTTTACATATTACAAAAACATGGATTGGCTCTGATGTTTGTAACAAGTACAAAGGTTTTCGTTGTGCCACGGTTCCTGACTTGAAGGTAAAAGCACTAGCTGCTGTGGACTTCAATCAGTACCAATTTGATGGCCCTGACCTTACTATTGACGGCTTTCTTGATGAATTACCAGACATAACAATCTTCCACGCAAATACCAacaattttaaaggtacaatccCCAAGAAAATCGCGAATCTTCGTTATCTCTATGAGCTAGACCTTAGCAACAACAAATATAATGGTGAATTCCCAAATAACATTGTTTTTGGTGCCAAGAAATTGTATTTCTTGGACCTTAGGTTCAATTCATTTTCCGGGTTGGTTCCCCCTGAAGTTTTCTTGTTAAATCTCGATGTTCtgttcatcaacaacaacaatttaaTCCAAAAACTTCCTGATAACTTGGGATCAACTCCAGTTCTTTACTTAACTTTAGCCAACAACAAATTCACCGGTCCAATTCCTCGTAGCATTGGTCAAGCTTGTAAATCATTACGCGAAGTTCTGTTCTTGAACAACCAGCTCACTGGA
Proteins encoded in this window:
- the LOC125864858 gene encoding uncharacterized protein At4g06744-like, which produces MATVIISIIFILQLFLQNCLVLASPILGQSRQALEIIIGGGGGVPPPDNQDCPPPPPPPEPPCPPPPSPPLLLFESKRIEIAYHVIQKLKSKIKCDPLHITKTWIGSDVCNKYKGFRCATVPDLKVKALAAVDFNQYQFDGPDLTIDGFLDELPDITIFHANTNNFKGTIPKKIANLRYLYELDLSNNKYNGEFPNNIVFGAKKLYFLDLRFNSFSGLVPPEVFLLNLDVLFINNNNLIQKLPDNLGSTPVLYLTLANNKFTGPIPRSIGQACKSLREVLFLNNQLTGCLPYEIGLLSKATVFDASKNQLTGKIPHSFGCLAKMEILNLAQNQFYGAVPELVCKLCNLKNLTLSYNYFTEVGPECKKLIQKKVLDVKMNCIPGLPMQRSAEECAAFFCKPRSCPDEKSMGFVPCSIGSSEQNQQNASETAPAPRTYSVLKPHSL